Proteins from one Papaver somniferum cultivar HN1 unplaced genomic scaffold, ASM357369v1 unplaced-scaffold_158, whole genome shotgun sequence genomic window:
- the LOC113337140 gene encoding uncharacterized protein LOC113337140, producing the protein MKEIKEKKVFGTVVAHVYTIEFQKRGLPHMHALIFLKDSEKIRTTDMVDRFVSAEFPDEKNDPILFDTVSKCMVHGPCRERDPGAACMSKGKCTKGYPKKYTDTTTLDEGGYPSYRRRRDGIEVIVRNNKKAYNIDVVPYNPHLSRMFNCHINVEICAGIRAVKYINKYIHKKGDRATMVLREHDEIQQYIDARYIGPPEAVWRLLEYHLHEEYPVVHRLAVHLQNQQRVVYNARQSMTSVIRTTQEHKTTLMGYFEYYAKNPTAPAYTYQEFPQHFVWSKKANEWKIRQQGFAIGRMYFVSPNAGELYYLRMLLTTIRGANAFEDLKTVSNGDVDEVHNTFQDACIALGILAHDGESEKCLQEAVVMQTGNQLRKLFCIILSQCNPSRPEVLWAKFGMNICDDLPHRLRTRFNIQNPTDELAMDYRLYLLDQLLQRSGKKLEKYESMPRPRHDWGQIVGNRYIWDHRQLQFALSDSVIQSDIEKLNVAQRLAYNAIVESVNDRNGRMFLLNCSAGTGKTFLYNTIARRCRKDGKIVLIVASSGMASLLLDGGRTTHSTFKIPFEVQDDNSISISKDSYYAQLLKEVRLIIWDEVSMQHRFCVEAVDRLLRDIRSDDRHFEGVTVVLGGDFRHTLPVVSNASREQTVGASIRGSLLWDYITVLTLNQNMRLEQEPENLEFADYLLEIGTNPKEVVNLPSIVGRCQNMHELISSVYPLLVMDESMSPEYLSERIILSPRNEDVHKINMDALERVHGETYTYFAADKMIRDDHGRDSDFTTEFLNNLSPPGTPPFKLDLKVGCPIMLLRNLAPKEGLCNGTRLVVTRCGRHVIEAKIITGEKAGEVLFIPRITFQPSASELNIQMERRQFPIRVTYAMTINKSQGQSVKYV; encoded by the exons ATGAaagaaataaaggaaaaaaagGTGTTCGGCACGGTTGTCGCCCATGTTTATACAATCGAGTTTCAGAAACGAGGGCTACCACATATGCATGCTCTTATATTTTTAAAAGATTCGGAAAAAATTCGTACGACAGACATGGTTGATAGATTTGTTTCTGCTGAAtttcctgatgagaaaaatgaccCAATACTGTTTGACACCGTAAGCAAATGTATGGTTCATGGTCCATGTAGAGAACGAGATCCAGGTGCAGCATGTATGTCAAAAGGAAAATGTACGAAAGGATATCCAAAGAAGTACACTGACACAACAACTTTGGACGAGGGTGGGTATCCCAGTTATCGTCGTCGTCGGGATGGAATAGAAGTAATtgtcagaaacaacaaaaaggcgTATAATATAGATGTTGTACCCTATAACCCGCATCTCTCAAGAATGTTCAATTGCCACATCAATGTTGAAATATGTGCAGGCATTAGAGCTGTAAAATATATTAACAAATACATTCATAAAAAGGGTGACCGAGCTACGATGGTTTTGAGAGAACATGACGAGATTCAACAATATATTGATGCAAGGTACATTGGACCACCTGAGGCTGTGTGGCGTTTACTTGAGTACCACTTGCATGAAGAATATCCTGTTGTACATCGGTTGGCAGTTCATTTACAGAATCAGCAACGGGTTGTTTACAACGCAAGGCAATCAATGACCTCGGTTATACGAACAACACAAGAACATAAGACGACTTTGATGGGTTATTTTGAATATTATGCTAAAAATCCTACTGCTCCGGCCTATACTTATCAAGAGTTCCCGCAACACTTTGTATGGAGTAAAAAGGCTAACGAGTGGAAAATTAGACAACAAGGATTTGCAATTGGAAGAATGTATTTTGTTAGCCCTAATGCTGGAGAGTTGTACTACTTACGTATGTTACTCACAACTATTAGAGGTGCTAAtgcttttgaagacttgaagacTGTAAGTAATGGAGACGTAGACGAGGTGCACAATACGTTTCAAGATGCATGTATTGCACTTGGGATTTTAGCACATGATGGAGAATCAGAAAAATGTCTTCAAGAAGCAGTGGTTATGCAAACTGGAAATCAGCTGAGGAAACTATTTTGTATTATCCTATCGCAATGTAATCCATCAAGACCGGAGGTGTTGTGGGCGAAATTTGGAATGAATATATGCGATGATCTACCACATAGATTGCGAACAAGGTTTAACATCCAGAATCCAACAGATGAACTGGCAATGGATTACAGATTATACTTGTTGGATCAACTACTTCAACGATCTGGAAAAAAACTAGAAAAATATGAATCAATGCCGAGACCAAGACATGATTGGGGTCAAATAGTAGGTAACAGATACATTTGGGACCATAGACAACTTCAGTTTGCATTAAGTGATTCGGTGATTCAGTCAGATATTGAGAAATTGAATGTCGCACAACGTTTGGCGTACAATGCGATAGTGGAATCTGTGAATGATCGCAATGGACGAATGTTTTTACTGAATTGCAGTGCAGGGACTGGAAAAACTTTTTTGTATAACACAATAGCAAGAAGATGTCGTAAAGATGGAAAAATAGTCTTAATTGTTGCTTCATCTGGTATGGCTTCACTACTTCTTGATGGAGGTCGAACGACACATTCCACTTTTAAGATTCCATTTGAAGTCCAAGACGATAACAGTATTAGTATTAGTAAAGACTCGTATTATGCCCAGCTGCTTAAAGAAGTAAGATTGATCATATGGGATGAAGTTTCAATGCAACATAGATTTTGTGTGGAAGCAGTTGATCGCCTACTACGAGATATTCGCAGTGATGACAGACACTTTGAAGGTGTAACAGTCGTCTTGGGTGGAGACTTTAGACATACTTTACCAGTGGTCTCGAATGCAAGTCGAGAACAAACTGTTGGAGCATCTATAAGAGGTTCATTGCTTTGGGATTACATTACTGTATTGACGCTAAACCAAAATATGCGATTGGAGCAGGAACCGGAAAATTTGGAGTTTGCTGACTACTTGCTTGAG ATTGGAACGAACCCTAAAGAGGTTGTTAATCTGCCATCGATAGTGGGTAGATGTCAAAACATGCATGAGCTAATATCTTCGGTGTATCCTCTATTGGTAATGGACGAATCAATGTCACCCGAATACTTATCCGAGAGGATCATTTTATCTCCACGTAATGAAGACGTCCATAAGATTAATATGGATGCATTAGAAAGAGTACATGGGGAGACTTACACGTATTTTGCTGCTGACAAAATGATTCGGGATGATCATGGAAGGGATTCGGATTTTACAACTGAATTTCTCAACAATTTAAGTCCACCAGGAACACCTCCATTTAAGCTAGACCTCAAAGTTGGATGTCCCATTATGTTGCTGAGAAATCTGGCACCGAAAGAAGGCCTTTGTAATGGTACAAGACTGGTGGTGACGAGGTGCGGACGACACGTGATTGAAGCTAAAATCATAACTGGAGAAAAAGCTGGTGAAGTATTATTCATCCCTAGAATAACTTTTCAACCTTCAGCTTCAGAGCTAAACATACAAATGGAAAGACGCCAATTTCCCATACGCGTTACATATGCGATGACTATTAACAAATCCCAGGGACAATCGGTGAAGTATGTGTGA